A single region of the Pseudorhodoplanes sp. genome encodes:
- a CDS encoding DUF2945 domain-containing protein, protein MTSAFKVGDHVTWNSEAGRVSGRIVRVHRKDVIWKGYTHHASRDEPQYEIQSDRTDHVALHKGSALKRKRS, encoded by the coding sequence ATGACGAGCGCATTCAAGGTCGGAGACCATGTGACATGGAATTCCGAAGCCGGGCGCGTCAGCGGCAGGATCGTCAGGGTGCACAGGAAAGACGTGATCTGGAAAGGCTACACGCATCATGCGAGCCGTGACGAGCCACAATATGAAATCCAGAGCGACAGGACCGACCACGTCGCGTTGCACAAGGGATCGGCGCTGAAACGCAAGCGGTCGTGA
- a CDS encoding DUF488 domain-containing protein: MAHPFFTIGHSTRSIADFVGLLQGAEVRLVVDVRTVPRSRTNPQFNRDVLPDTLAAFQIGYEHVAALGGLRGHKHDVPPETNAFWTNRSFHNYADYAMTEAFRAGLARLRVLGRERRCAIMCAEAVWWRCHRRIIADYLIQAGETVLHILSADRIVPATLTPGARPEADGTLVYPAAA, encoded by the coding sequence ATGGCACATCCGTTCTTCACCATCGGCCATTCCACGCGCTCCATCGCCGACTTTGTGGGGCTGCTGCAGGGCGCGGAGGTGCGCCTGGTTGTGGATGTGCGAACGGTTCCCCGGTCGCGCACCAATCCGCAATTTAACCGCGACGTGCTGCCGGACACGCTCGCCGCATTCCAGATCGGATATGAGCATGTCGCCGCGCTCGGCGGCCTGCGCGGGCACAAGCACGATGTGCCGCCGGAGACGAATGCCTTCTGGACCAACCGGAGCTTTCACAATTATGCCGACTACGCCATGACCGAGGCCTTCCGCGCCGGTCTTGCCAGGCTGCGCGTGCTCGGGCGGGAACGGCGCTGCGCCATCATGTGCGCTGAGGCGGTGTGGTGGCGCTGCCATCGCCGCATCATCGCCGATTATCTGATCCAGGCCGGCGAGACGGTGCTGCACATCCTCTCGGCCGACCGCATCGTGCCCGCGACCCTGACGCCGGGTGCCCGACCCGAAGCGGACGGGACGCTGGTCTATCCCGCCGCGGCCTGA
- a CDS encoding cold-shock protein — protein sequence MAKGTVKWFNPTKGYGFIQPQGGGKDVFVHISAVERAGLSTLNEGQTVEYEIVANRGKESAENLKV from the coding sequence GTGGCTAAAGGTACTGTGAAGTGGTTCAACCCGACCAAAGGCTATGGCTTTATCCAACCGCAGGGTGGCGGGAAGGATGTGTTCGTCCATATTTCTGCGGTCGAACGCGCGGGTCTGAGCACTCTCAATGAGGGACAGACGGTCGAGTACGAGATTGTCGCAAATCGCGGCAAAGAATCTGCGGAAAACCTCAAGGTCTGA
- a CDS encoding CmcJ/NvfI family oxidoreductase, whose protein sequence is MAQLARQETQAEDLEATLNYIVDNGEKIFTETGGPGSTDARSGGTRDSRRVLIRNGRPYAKGFTLDREGFRFVDHATKVADFFSEDEVRQVYYPEMEALIKAESGARRVVVFDHTLRTADHAEREARKIREVVPRVHNDYTEWSGPQRVRDILPDEADDLLSRRFAIIQVWRPIRHPVESFPLALCDARTISPDDLVISERRYPNRIGQTYAVTYNPAHQWYWFPLMRRDEAIVFKVYDSLKDGRARWSAHTAFDDPTAPPHARPRESIEIRTLAFF, encoded by the coding sequence GTGGCCCAGCTTGCGCGACAGGAAACACAAGCCGAAGACCTCGAAGCGACACTCAATTACATTGTCGACAATGGCGAGAAAATCTTCACCGAGACCGGCGGTCCGGGCTCGACTGACGCGCGTTCCGGCGGCACCAGGGACTCCCGCCGCGTGCTGATCCGGAACGGACGGCCCTACGCGAAGGGGTTCACACTGGACCGCGAGGGATTCCGTTTCGTCGATCACGCCACCAAGGTCGCGGATTTCTTCAGCGAAGACGAAGTGCGGCAGGTCTATTACCCTGAGATGGAGGCGCTGATCAAAGCCGAGAGCGGCGCCAGGCGCGTTGTTGTGTTCGACCATACCTTGCGCACCGCGGATCACGCCGAACGCGAAGCGCGAAAAATTCGCGAGGTCGTGCCGCGCGTGCACAACGATTACACTGAATGGTCGGGACCGCAGCGGGTGCGCGATATCCTCCCCGATGAAGCCGACGATCTTCTGTCGCGCCGCTTTGCCATCATCCAGGTGTGGCGGCCGATTCGGCATCCGGTCGAAAGTTTCCCGCTGGCTTTGTGCGACGCCCGCACGATCTCGCCCGACGACCTTGTTATCTCCGAGCGCCGCTATCCGAACCGGATTGGTCAGACCTACGCCGTCACCTACAATCCGGCGCATCAATGGTACTGGTTCCCGCTGATGCGGCGCGATGAGGCGATTGTGTTCAAGGTCTATGATTCCCTGAAAGACGGCCGCGCACGCTGGAGCGCACACACCGCCTTCGACGATCCGACGGCGCCGCCGCATGCGCGGCCGCGCGAGAGCATCGAAATCCGTACCCTCGCCTTCTTCTGA